In Zygosaccharomyces rouxii strain CBS732 chromosome A complete sequence, the genomic window ATGAGATATCACTGATCCCTGGAAGAATACTCTGACGTTTAACAATACATGGTGCTTTTTTTGAGCATATATTCTTGAAACGGGACATAAGATATGGATAGTGGATAGGCTAAGAGCACTTCAAAAATTATGGAGTGTTACATAACAGCATCCTATATACCGTTAAGAAGCAAAACAATTGCTTGGTTTACGACTAGATACTTAACCAAAGAGTTTCTATTTAGAGTCATCCATCTTATCTCTTTAATATTTCTAATTTTTAATCTGGGAATAGAATTCCTTTGAATGGGTTTCAAATTGGTCCGGTAACAGTTCTAGTACCTAGTCTTATCTGCAGTGGTCGTTAATGGCTGTAATGTAGAGTAAACTAATCGGTAAAGCTCCGGTTATTAAATATACATATCTCATTGACGAAGTCGAAGCTGTCATATCATGTGGTAATCTGTATTTGTTTGGAGGTACTTCTAGAACCTTAAATCTTCTGGAAATATAATTACTTTGACAATTTGGCCGAGTGGTTAAGGCGAAAGATTAGAAATCTTTTGGGCTCTGCCCGCGCAGGTTCGAATCCTGCAGTTGtcgtttttttttttcttgaatTTGTTGTACAACTCGATAGATGTGATTCCATAATAGAATATTTGCAAGCTTGTCCCGATGTCATGgcaaattttcaaaaactttaTTTCAGTGAGAGCGGGTAGAAAGAGCTTAGTTCTCAAaagttctttctttctgGTTAATCTTGCTGTCCTCCATTCGAACCCCCTGGGatgcttttttttcttttcatttcgATTATCGTCACAATGTACGTAGTTCAACTCTTGAGGTGGCAAAAGAATAAAGGTCGACCTTAACTAAGGACTAGTACTAGTActtttcaccaatactACACTCCAACGGTAAAATTGTAGAATAAATCCAGAGTATCAATATGGGACAAGGTCTTTCATCTGGTCaagataaaaagaagaagagaagcaACAAGGAGAAGCCAAAGTATGAGCCCCCAGTACAACCCAGATTTGGtagaaagaagagaagaggTGGTCCTGCCACTGCAGAAAAACTACCAAACATATATCCAAGTACTCGTTGTAAATTAAAACTTCTGAGAATGGAGAGAATCAAGGATCACCTTCTTTTAGAGGAAGAATTCGTAACGAATTCTGAAATATTaaaaccttttgaaaagaagcaagaagaggagaagaagCAATTGGAGGAAATTAGAGGTAACCCATTGAGTGTGGGGACTTTAGAGGAAATTATCGATGATGATCATGCAATCGTTACTAGTCCTACCATGCCAGATTACTACGTCTCCATCTTATCCTTCGCTGATAAGGAGTTATTAGAGCCGGGATGCTCTGTGCTTCTCCATCATAAAACGATGTCTATTGTAGGTGTATTGCAAGATGATGCAGATCCAATGATCGCTGCTATGAAGATTGATAAGTCTCCTACTGAAAACTATAGTGATATCGGTGGATTAGAGTCACagattcaagaaattaagGAAGCAGTTGAATTACCATTGACTCATCCAGAATTATACGAAGAAATGGGTATCAGACCACCAAAGGGTGTTATTCTATATGGTGCACCAGGTACTGGTAAAACTCTACTGGCAAAGGCAGTGGCCAATCAAACTTCCGCAACTTTCCTAAGGATTGTCGGTTCAGAAttaattcaaaaatatttgggTGATGGTCCTAGGCTTTGTAGGCAAATTTTCAAGGTTGCTGCTGAGCACTCTCCTAGTATTGTTTTCATCGATGAAATTGACGCTATCGGTACAAAGAGATACGAATCTAACAGTGGTGGTGAAAGAGAAGTTCAGAGAACCATGTTGGAATTATTGAACCAATTAGACGGTTTCGATGATAGAGGTGACATTAAAGTGGTCATGGCAACAAACAGAATTGAAACTCTAGATCCTGCATTAATTAGACCAGGTAGAATCGATAGAAAGATTCTATTCGAAAATCCAGACATGAACACAAAGAAGAGGATTTTAGGTATACATACCGCCAAGATGAACCTAAGCGAGGACGTACGTCTAGATGAATTAGTAACTTCTAAGGATGACTTGTCAGGTGCAGATATCCAGGCAATGTGTACAGAAGCAGGTCTACTGGCCCTCAGAGAACGTAGAATGCAAGTTACAgctgaagatttcaaacAGGCTAAAGAACGTGTTATGAAGAACAAAGTTGAGGAGAACCTGGAAGGTCTGTATCTATGAGTTGATATCTAAATGTGTGTATACGTATTATCAGTATCATTACTATAACTACTTCTCCCCGATTAGCTGTTGATGCCTTGTGTGCATATAATGTATGCACATTATAGTGCTTCTAAATCTGTCTTTTGTATCACGTGATTTATCAAAGCCGTTCGTTTTGATctgaaggaaaaaatggGCTAAAAAAAACCATGGGCCTAAGAGCAGCAAGGTTCTAGGTGTTCCTAACAAAAGTTTAGCAGgttaaaagaaaaggaactACTTGTTTGTTTGGTGTTGTGGATTGAATTAAATTGAACAGTCATTGTGCTCAGCTCTGATATCGGATTTATATCCCTTGGTTAATTCTCGCTGTCTCACGGTTTTCCAGGGAAGTCGTATTTTGATTGTCAAGTTACGTTTGCATAGATAAGAGAAGGTTTGTCGTCGTCATTGTTGTCATTGTCATTGTCGTTGTTTCTAGCACTTGCTGAAACTTGAGCCATAGTTGATTGGTATTGttaattggtattggttGTTCTTTAAGTAAAAAGAAGACGATAACAATCTATTGGTGCGATATTATTTATAAATCAAGCAATTGAATAGAAAATGGGTGttagtgaagaagatattagTGGTACGCCGACTGAGTATCAGCTAACGTATCAAGTCGGTGTTGCagagaataaaaatgcaaaattcCGCAAGACTATGGAAGATGTTCATACATATGTGAAGAATTTTGCATCGAGACTCGACTGGGGTTATTTTGCAGTATTTGATGGACATGCAGGATCGCAAGCGTCAAAATGGTGTGGATCTCATTTACACCATGTTGTTGAACAAAAATTATTGGAAGATGAGACGCGGGACGTTCGGGAGGTTCTTAATGAGTCGTTTGTCTCTGTAGATCGACAGATCAACACGAAATTATCGGGTAATAGTGGTTGCACAGCGGCTGTTTGCATATTACGATGGGAAGTGCCGGACGATGTTGATAATCAAACTGCAGACTTTAGTCAGCATACAAGAAAATTATATACAGCTAATGTGGGGGACTCGAGAATAGTACTATTTCGAAAAGGGAGGAGTGTAAGGCTTACTTATGATCATAAGGCCTCTGATATATTGGAAATGCAAAGGATAGAAAAATCAGGAGGACTCATTATGAAAAGTCGAGTTAATGGTATGTTGGCGGTAACAAGGTCGTttggtgataaatttttcGACGGATTAGTTGTAGGAAATCCATTTACAACTAGTGTGGAACTAACACgagatgatgaatttctcATAGTGGCTTGTGATGGTCTTTGGGATGTCATTGATGATCAAGATGCATGTGAATTGATTAGGGACATTAAAGAACCTAACGAGGCAGCAAAGACTCTCGTTAGGTACGCTTTAGAAAACGGAACAACGGATAATGTTACTGCAATGGTGGTTTATCTTTGACGAGCTACTTGATCTTATACAGTTTTACAACAAAGTGGTTGTCATTGATGTTAGTTGGTACcatcctttttttttttgtcgAATCTTCGGCAGAGCCATTGATCTTTCGAATTCTTCTCCTTTCACGTTAATCTTATCATTGTTTAATTGGTCTTTAAATGTATAATAGTTCTCCTAAATAAGTTGATATTATCATGGTGCTCTGCGGAGGgggaatttttcagtttcaaATGTTAAACCCATTTAAGTCTAAATCCCCAGGATCCCCAGTGGCTGACCAGTCGATGTTCAAATCGTTAAAGTCGTTTAATGTCAAATAATCATCACTATTATCGACTACTCCGTTGTTACCAGGATCTCCCAAGGTTCCAGCGACATCGTTGGCGTTCTCCGACTCAGGCAACCCAGCCGTAGGGTCATTTGAGCCTCCTTGTTTATTAGGATCTGGCTCACCACCCATGCTGCCCATATCAAATCCCGTATCCATGTTGGGAAACATTGATATATCCATTCCACCTAAATCTCCAAGATCTCCTTGAGGTAGACCCTGTTCTTGTTTGATTTTTGTAGAATATTGTCGAGGTGAAACGGGCTTATCATCCGAGTTCTTCGGGATAGCACCAGTTTCATTCATATCGCCAGAAGCACCAGGGAAATCTGCCAGCAGACCACTTGGTGTGTCCATcgaaaatttcattttcaaatctggCTCCACGTCGTTATCctgtttttgttgtttttgttgttcttgttgctcttgttgctgttgttctttctcttgttgaGCTTTCAACTCCATCTCTTGGTGTCTTCTCAactcttcttgttctttgctctttctctcttcttcctcctgTCGCCTCCTCAACTCTtccctttctctttccttttgtaattcCTTCTCTCTGCCAAGTTCATAGATGGCTTCAACGTAATCTTTACTCTTACCTAGTGTCGTTTCCATATCGTCAAGGATTGCATGGAAGATATGAATTTTCTCACTAAGCATTCTTTGTTGATTGTGGCTAAATCCATTCACGACTGATGAATCTAGTTGTACAGTCTTTAGCTGCTGATGTAGCATCATTTCCACGGCTACCCTCATTATATCATCGAAGCACTGCGTAAGCTTATTTTCATGCAGGCGACCATTTTGGGGCGGCGATTGTGGGATTATTTCTGGTGATTTACTAGCCATTCCTTCTTACCAAAGTATCTTTGACCTGCCACTTAATAGATAGAATTTTGGCGAAGATGTACGTAGGTTTTAAAGTTGAGGGTTATTTTGTCGACTCTTCCACTCTTGCTAGTaagaaatttcttctatttgGGAGGAATTGATCTACCATTTTTAACACTGCCAAGAGACTGACAACTTtgttgaaaatgaagaatgaAAATATAAAGACAATACCAGTTACCCGAAAGGAAAACTCTTCTATATAAGAAACACAATTCTGATTAGTTTCAAGACCCTGGTGAATGGGAACTTTGGGTTTTGAGGTTAATCATAAGGCCAAATGAGTGAAGGCATAGGTTCCGTAGTGATTACTGGCGGTccttgaagaagaagtttgGGATCTACGCTAACGAGATGGAATTGAATATAGCTGCCATTAATATTAGCTACGAGTTCTTGTTGTAGCATTGGATGCTCTTGGATATCATCAAGTGTTAAATTCTTTGCTTCTTTCGAATGTTTTCTCCTATTATACGATttggaattctttgaaCGTCGGGAGAGAGGAGAGTCGGCATGATTATGTGGATTCTCTGATTGTTCTGATGCTAACAAATCGCAGTTTCCATGCGGATCACGTCGTTTCTTACTACTTGTTCTACCTCGATCCCTGCTAGTTCTTTTTTGTCTCTTCCATTTAGGTGAGTCTTGCTTCTTTGCAGATTGAGTTTCCTTCCGTGTAGGGGTAATATTATTAGTGTTATTAGCGCTTGTAAGAGACCTTTTGCGCTTACTACTTAAGCTGTTTCTTTTTGgtttctctttcttttgagaCCTTACTTCTAGGTCCTTCTTGGCCTTACCAGCGAGTCTATTATTCTTTAGCACATTTCgtaatttggaaatgtAACGTTTCAAGGACTTTCCCCTTTGAATATATTGATGTTCCTTAAAAAGTACCTCCTGCATTTTTGTTCAGGTGTGGTAACGAATAGAAAAGGATGTTCTTGTGTGTTATCttttatcttctttttatATGCGCGGCAAATCCTCGGCGGCTAT contains:
- the RPT2 gene encoding proteasome regulatory particle base subunit RPT2 (highly similar to uniprot|P40327 Saccharomyces cerevisiae YDL007W RPT2 One of six ATPases of the 19S regulatory particle of the 26S proteasome involved in the degradation of ubiquitinated substrates required for normal peptide hydrolysis by the core 20S particle), coding for MGQGLSSGQDKKKKRSNKEKPKYEPPVQPRFGRKKRRGGPATAEKLPNIYPSTRCKLKLLRMERIKDHLLLEEEFVTNSEILKPFEKKQEEEKKQLEEIRGNPLSVGTLEEIIDDDHAIVTSPTMPDYYVSILSFADKELLEPGCSVLLHHKTMSIVGVLQDDADPMIAAMKIDKSPTENYSDIGGLESQIQEIKEAVELPLTHPELYEEMGIRPPKGVILYGAPGTGKTLLAKAVANQTSATFLRIVGSELIQKYLGDGPRLCRQIFKVAAEHSPSIVFIDEIDAIGTKRYESNSGGEREVQRTMLELLNQLDGFDDRGDIKVVMATNRIETLDPALIRPGRIDRKILFENPDMNTKKRILGIHTAKMNLSEDVRLDELVTSKDDLSGADIQAMCTEAGLLALRERRMQVTAEDFKQAKERVMKNKVEENLEGLYL
- the PTC1 gene encoding type 2C protein phosphatase PTC1 (highly similar to uniprot|P35182 Saccharomyces cerevisiae YDL006W PTC1 Type 2C protein phosphatase (PP2C) inactivates the osmosensing MAPK cascade by dephosphorylating Hog1p mutation delays mitochondrial inheritance deletion reveals defects in precursor tRNA splicing sporulation and cell separation), with the protein product MGVSEEDISGTPTEYQLTYQVGVAENKNAKFRKTMEDVHTYVKNFASRLDWGYFAVFDGHAGSQASKWCGSHLHHVVEQKLLEDETRDVREVLNESFVSVDRQINTKLSGNSGCTAAVCILRWEVPDDVDNQTADFSQHTRKLYTANVGDSRIVLFRKGRSVRLTYDHKASDILEMQRIEKSGGLIMKSRVNGMLAVTRSFGDKFFDGLVVGNPFTTSVELTRDDEFLIVACDGLWDVIDDQDACELIRDIKEPNEAAKTLVRYALENGTTDNVTAMVVYL
- the MED2 gene encoding Med2p (weakly similar to uniprot|Q12124 Saccharomyces cerevisiae YDL005C MED2 RNA Polymerase II transcriptional regulation mediator Stoichiometric member of mediator complex) — protein: MASKSPEIIPQSPPQNGRLHENKLTQCFDDIMRVAVEMMLHQQLKTVQLDSSVVNGFSHNQQRMLSEKIHIFHAILDDMETTLGKSKDYVEAIYELGREKELQKEREREELRRRQEEEERKSKEQEELRRHQEMELKAQQEKEQQQQEQQEQQKQQKQDNDVEPDLKMKFSMDTPSGLLADFPGASGDMNETGAIPKNSDDKPVSPRQYSTKIKQEQGLPQGDLGDLGGMDISMFPNMDTGFDMGSMGGEPDPNKQGGSNDPTAGLPESENANDVAGTLGDPGNNGVVDNSDDYLTLNDFNDLNIDWSATGDPGDLDLNGFNI
- a CDS encoding uncharacterized protein (no similarity), which codes for MQEVLFKEHQYIQRGKSLKRYISKLRNVLKNNRLAGKAKKDLEVRSQKKEKPKRNSLSSKRKRSLTSANNTNNITPTRKETQSAKKQDSPKWKRQKRTSRDRGRTSSKKRRDPHGNCDLLASEQSENPHNHADSPLSRRSKNSKSYNRRKHSKEAKNLTLDDIQEHPMLQQELVANINGSYIQFHLVSVDPKLLLQGPPVITTEPMPSLIWPYD